From a region of the Posidoniimonas corsicana genome:
- a CDS encoding outer membrane protein assembly factor BamB family protein, with amino-acid sequence MTAARTFRLSWLCSAALTLAAVSAVAGDWPFERGDAAGAGVAATKLPAEPELLWEFKAGNALEVTPVTAGGVAYLGDAGGTFYAVKLADGSKLWSQEFEDAIFIAAAAVEGERVVVADLDGIVRCLSTKDGGELWTADAENEVNAGPTIAGGLALVTTEGGLLVAFDMESGEERWRFTIDAPLRCSPTIAEGRILLAGCDAKLHAIDASTGKEVSSVDIGSQTGNSAAASGGRSFFGTEGGAFLAVNAKGRLAEAWQFNNPRRASGIRTAAAASEQAIVFANEAKTVFALNPATGEPLWETPTRSRVEASPIIVGDRVVIGTSRGRLLLLDLANGEETWQYNAGGKFLSGAAAVDGRLLITNDDGRLYCFGKKQ; translated from the coding sequence ATGACCGCCGCCCGCACCTTCCGCCTGTCCTGGCTCTGCAGTGCCGCGCTGACGCTGGCCGCGGTTTCCGCGGTCGCCGGAGACTGGCCCTTCGAACGCGGCGACGCCGCCGGCGCCGGCGTGGCCGCCACCAAGCTGCCGGCCGAGCCGGAGCTGCTGTGGGAGTTTAAGGCCGGCAACGCGCTGGAGGTGACGCCCGTCACCGCCGGTGGGGTGGCCTACCTGGGCGACGCCGGCGGCACGTTCTACGCCGTGAAGCTGGCCGACGGGTCGAAGCTCTGGTCACAAGAGTTCGAGGACGCGATCTTCATCGCCGCCGCCGCGGTCGAGGGCGAGCGGGTGGTGGTTGCGGACCTGGACGGCATCGTCCGGTGCCTGTCGACCAAGGACGGCGGCGAGCTGTGGACCGCCGACGCAGAGAACGAGGTGAACGCCGGCCCCACCATCGCCGGGGGCCTGGCGCTGGTCACCACCGAGGGCGGGCTGCTGGTCGCCTTCGACATGGAGTCGGGCGAGGAGCGGTGGCGGTTCACGATCGACGCGCCGCTGCGGTGCTCGCCGACCATCGCCGAGGGACGCATCCTGCTGGCCGGCTGCGACGCCAAGCTTCACGCCATCGACGCGTCGACCGGCAAGGAGGTCAGCAGCGTTGACATCGGTTCGCAGACCGGCAACTCCGCAGCCGCGTCGGGCGGGCGGTCGTTCTTCGGGACCGAGGGGGGCGCCTTCCTGGCCGTGAACGCCAAGGGGCGGCTCGCCGAGGCCTGGCAGTTCAACAACCCCCGCCGCGCGTCCGGCATCCGCACCGCGGCGGCGGCCTCCGAGCAGGCGATCGTGTTCGCCAATGAGGCCAAGACCGTGTTCGCCCTCAACCCGGCCACCGGCGAACCCCTGTGGGAGACCCCCACCCGCAGCCGCGTCGAGGCCTCGCCCATCATCGTCGGCGACCGGGTGGTGATCGGCACCAGCCGCGGCCGCCTGCTGCTGCTGGACCTGGCCAACGGGGAGGAGACCTGGCAGTACAACGCCGGCGGCAAGTTCCTGTCCGGCGCCGCCGCGGTCGACGGCCGACTGCTGATCACCAACGACGACGGCCGGCTGTACTGCTTCGGGAAGAAGCAATAA
- a CDS encoding BON domain-containing protein translates to MPCLASRIQSRIERRLGDRIQGLRVSVDDKHVTLAGRCATYYSKQLAQHAALGVLEDERLENEILVGLLH, encoded by the coding sequence ATGCCTTGCCTCGCGTCGCGGATTCAGAGCCGCATCGAACGCCGGCTGGGTGATCGGATCCAGGGTCTGAGGGTTAGCGTTGATGACAAACACGTTACGCTAGCGGGGCGATGCGCCACCTACTACTCCAAGCAGCTGGCTCAGCACGCGGCGCTCGGTGTGCTCGAGGACGAGCGGCTAGAGAACGAGATCCTGGTGGGTCTGCTCCACTAG
- a CDS encoding coproporphyrinogen-III oxidase family protein, with protein MPESTKTDVGSYFISNYPPFSQWSTDHLAEIEQAMAAPPADVPLGLYLHIPFCRKRCKFCYFKVFTDKNAENIERYLAALSREIELVSQQPVMGGRPFRFVYFGGGTPSYLSSRQLHRLVDRLRANIDWSLAEEVTFECEPGTLSEAKVGTLREIGVTRLSLGVEHFTDEILEANGRAHLSAEVYKVYPWIQAAGFDSVNIDLIAGMVGETWETWRDAVKKALDMAPDSVTIYQMELPFNTVYSKDILGGQIETPVADWPLKREWVDWAFDQFAEQGYSVSSAYTMVKSPDVKFSYRDNLWRGSDLLATGIASFGHVSGVHYQNQPEWEDYCGALEEGKMPLNRALRITPHQALIREMILQLKKGWLDAGYFRDKFDAEILQMWAPAWKEFAENDWLSVEGDRIELTRAGLLRVDGLLPAFFEEEHQGVRYT; from the coding sequence ATGCCAGAATCCACCAAAACCGACGTCGGCAGCTACTTCATCAGCAACTACCCGCCGTTCTCGCAGTGGTCGACCGACCACCTGGCTGAGATCGAGCAGGCGATGGCCGCGCCGCCGGCCGACGTGCCGCTGGGGCTCTACCTGCACATCCCGTTCTGCCGCAAGCGGTGCAAGTTCTGCTACTTCAAGGTGTTCACCGACAAGAACGCTGAGAACATCGAGCGGTACCTGGCCGCGCTGTCGCGCGAGATCGAGCTGGTCAGCCAGCAGCCCGTGATGGGTGGGCGGCCGTTCCGGTTCGTCTACTTCGGCGGCGGCACGCCGTCGTACCTGTCCAGCCGGCAGCTCCACCGGCTGGTCGACCGGCTGCGGGCGAACATCGACTGGTCGCTGGCCGAGGAGGTCACCTTCGAGTGCGAGCCCGGCACCCTCAGCGAGGCCAAGGTCGGCACGCTCCGTGAGATCGGCGTCACGCGGCTGAGCCTGGGCGTCGAGCACTTCACCGACGAGATCCTCGAGGCCAACGGCCGTGCGCACCTGTCGGCCGAGGTCTACAAGGTCTACCCCTGGATCCAGGCCGCTGGCTTCGACAGCGTCAACATCGACCTCATCGCCGGCATGGTCGGCGAGACCTGGGAGACCTGGCGTGACGCGGTGAAGAAGGCGCTCGACATGGCGCCGGACAGCGTCACGATCTACCAGATGGAGCTGCCGTTCAACACGGTCTACTCCAAGGACATCCTCGGCGGCCAGATCGAAACGCCGGTCGCCGACTGGCCGCTCAAGCGCGAGTGGGTGGACTGGGCGTTCGACCAGTTCGCCGAGCAGGGCTACAGCGTGTCCAGCGCGTACACCATGGTGAAGTCGCCGGACGTGAAGTTCAGCTACCGCGACAACCTGTGGCGCGGCTCCGACCTGTTGGCCACCGGCATCGCCAGCTTCGGCCACGTGTCGGGCGTGCATTACCAGAACCAGCCGGAGTGGGAGGACTACTGCGGCGCGCTCGAGGAGGGGAAGATGCCACTCAACCGCGCGCTCCGCATCACGCCCCACCAGGCGCTCATCCGCGAGATGATCCTGCAGCTCAAGAAGGGCTGGCTCGACGCGGGCTACTTCCGCGACAAGTTCGACGCCGAGATCCTGCAGATGTGGGCGCCCGCCTGGAAGGAGTTCGCCGAGAACGACTGGCTCTCCGTCGAGGGCGACCGCATCGAGCTGACCCGCGCGGGCCTGCTGCGCGTCGACGGCCTGTTGCCGGCCTTCTTCGAAGAAGAGCACCAAGGCGTGCGGTACACGTAG
- a CDS encoding DinB family protein, with translation MKAQDALRATAATSKMVVTKYCEDLSDQELLTRPAAGCNHLAWQLGHLISSEHQLLESVCPGAAPELPDGFAERHSKEATASDDASQFCGTAEYLELLSRVQDATVAALDKLSDADLDQPGPEHMRPMFSTVGDIFVLIATHPMMHAGQFVPVRRALGKPIVI, from the coding sequence ATGAAAGCCCAAGACGCCCTCCGCGCCACCGCCGCCACCAGCAAGATGGTGGTCACCAAGTACTGCGAGGACCTGTCCGACCAGGAGCTGCTGACCCGCCCGGCCGCTGGCTGCAACCACCTGGCCTGGCAGCTGGGGCACCTGATCTCGTCGGAGCACCAGCTGCTGGAGTCCGTGTGCCCCGGCGCCGCGCCGGAACTGCCCGATGGCTTCGCCGAACGGCACAGCAAGGAGGCCACCGCCAGCGACGACGCCAGCCAGTTCTGCGGCACGGCCGAGTACCTCGAGCTGCTGAGCAGGGTGCAGGACGCGACCGTCGCGGCGCTCGACAAGCTCAGCGACGCCGACCTCGACCAGCCCGGCCCGGAGCACATGCGGCCGATGTTCTCCACCGTAGGCGACATCTTCGTGCTGATCGCCACCCACCCGATGATGCACGCCGGGCAGTTTGTGCCGGTACGCCGGGCGCTGGGCAAGCCGATCGTGATCTAG
- a CDS encoding sodium:solute symporter, whose product MLTNLNWITLAAMEPLDWGVIGVYFAIIGFVAWWYGRNQQDTDDFFLAGRNAGWVVIGASIFTSNIGSEHIVGLAGQGAATGMAMAHWELHAWVLILLAGIFVPFYYKSGVQTIPEFLEKRFNATTRLLLSLVSLVAYIFTKVSVTVYAGAIVFKALLPEINLDLGFVYLDAFWIGAFSTVILTGLYTVFGGMRAIMATATPQAVIILFGSFVITYIGLGRLGGDAGVTAGWGELVNEAGENAVQFALWRPLSDPDFPWLGVLIASPIIGIWYWCTDQYIVQRTLAAKDLATARRGALFGGLLKVWPVLIFLIPGMIGWTLDKEFNRGMEDPALAATFAQDSSPEERAKSVADANVLLRDANLAEAEGATPGFFIPRKLVKNEAGEYVFDIDGDQVFPSLVSQLLPPGIRGLIVACLLSALMSSLASLFNSSAALFTVDVYEKIRPGMSQSHLLTVGRVATTVVVGAGIIWIPVMKAIAGGGLYQYLQSVQGYLAPPITAVFLLGLFWPRMNAAGATAALAIGFVLGMFKLTVQAMYGAGEGKIHDPALLAAIGDFNFLYATGVLMLISILVMIGVSLITAPPAEEKTRGLTYGSIHELAEDEISGSWDWGNKLLAGLILLCVGGMYLYFSFWLN is encoded by the coding sequence ATGCTGACGAACCTGAACTGGATTACGCTCGCCGCGATGGAGCCGCTCGACTGGGGCGTCATCGGCGTTTACTTCGCCATCATCGGGTTTGTGGCCTGGTGGTACGGGCGGAACCAGCAGGACACCGACGACTTCTTCCTGGCGGGCCGTAACGCCGGCTGGGTGGTGATCGGGGCGTCGATCTTCACGTCGAACATCGGCTCGGAGCACATCGTCGGCCTGGCGGGGCAGGGCGCCGCGACCGGCATGGCGATGGCCCACTGGGAGCTGCACGCGTGGGTGCTGATCCTGCTTGCGGGCATCTTCGTGCCGTTTTATTACAAGTCGGGCGTGCAGACGATCCCAGAGTTCCTCGAGAAACGCTTCAACGCCACGACGCGTCTGCTGCTGTCGCTGGTTTCGCTGGTGGCGTACATCTTCACCAAGGTGAGCGTCACCGTGTACGCCGGCGCCATCGTGTTCAAGGCGCTGCTGCCGGAGATCAACCTCGACCTCGGCTTTGTGTACCTCGACGCGTTCTGGATCGGCGCCTTCTCGACCGTCATCCTGACCGGCTTGTACACGGTGTTCGGCGGCATGCGGGCCATCATGGCGACCGCCACGCCGCAGGCGGTGATCATCCTGTTCGGCTCGTTTGTGATCACGTACATCGGCCTCGGCCGCCTTGGCGGCGACGCCGGCGTGACGGCGGGCTGGGGCGAGCTGGTCAACGAGGCCGGTGAGAACGCCGTGCAGTTTGCGCTGTGGCGTCCGCTGTCCGACCCCGACTTCCCGTGGCTCGGCGTGCTGATCGCGTCGCCGATTATCGGCATCTGGTACTGGTGTACCGACCAGTACATCGTGCAGCGGACGCTGGCCGCCAAGGACCTCGCCACCGCCCGGCGTGGCGCCTTGTTCGGCGGCCTGCTGAAGGTGTGGCCGGTGCTGATCTTCCTGATCCCGGGCATGATCGGCTGGACTCTCGACAAGGAGTTTAACCGCGGCATGGAAGACCCGGCCCTGGCGGCCACCTTCGCGCAGGATTCGTCGCCGGAGGAACGCGCCAAGTCGGTAGCCGACGCCAACGTGTTGCTCCGCGACGCCAACCTGGCCGAGGCCGAGGGAGCCACTCCCGGCTTCTTCATCCCCCGCAAGCTGGTGAAGAACGAAGCGGGCGAATACGTCTTTGATATCGACGGCGACCAGGTGTTCCCGTCGCTGGTGTCGCAGCTCCTGCCACCGGGCATCCGCGGCCTGATCGTGGCGTGCCTGCTGTCGGCGCTGATGAGCTCGCTGGCGTCGCTGTTCAACTCCAGCGCCGCGCTGTTCACGGTGGACGTCTACGAGAAGATCCGCCCCGGCATGTCGCAGAGCCACCTGCTGACGGTCGGCCGCGTGGCGACCACCGTGGTGGTGGGCGCCGGCATCATCTGGATCCCGGTCATGAAGGCGATCGCCGGCGGCGGGCTGTACCAGTACCTGCAGAGCGTGCAGGGCTACCTGGCGCCGCCGATCACCGCGGTGTTCCTGCTGGGCTTGTTCTGGCCGCGGATGAACGCCGCCGGCGCCACGGCGGCCCTGGCCATCGGCTTCGTGCTTGGCATGTTTAAGCTGACCGTGCAGGCGATGTACGGCGCCGGCGAGGGCAAGATCCACGACCCGGCACTGCTGGCCGCGATCGGCGACTTCAACTTCCTGTACGCCACGGGTGTGCTGATGCTGATCAGCATCTTGGTGATGATCGGGGTCTCGCTGATCACCGCGCCGCCAGCCGAAGAGAAGACCCGTGGCCTGACCTACGGCTCGATCCACGAGCTGGCCGAGGACGAGATCTCCGGCAGCTGGGACTGGGGCAACAAGCTGCTGGCCGGCCTGATTCTGCTGTGCGTGGGCGGCATGTACCTGTACTTCAGCTTCTGGCTGAACTAG
- the lpxK gene encoding tetraacyldisaccharide 4'-kinase, producing MNEQFFHDLVSGRRRGPVAAALRAGLWGAQWPYRAVVAARNRRYDHSSDAVTRASVPVISIGNLTVGGTGKTPMVKWVARRLREQHVRVAILSRGYGAEEGGLNDEAIELEESLPDVPHVQDPDRVASAAIAIEELESQLLLLDDAFQHRRLGRDLDIVLLDATCPFGHGHLLPRGLLREPVGSLRRADVVCLTRADMASEPDREAIRRRVAQAAPEALWCEAAHAPQRLINAAGAQAELAAASGRRVAAFCGIGNPAAFRRTVEELGGEVVAWREFPDHHRYTREDIEKITADAEPAELVLCTHKDLAKVQSEELGQRPLWAVEIEMRLLLGEEPLSALINEIAARALEAGERGESC from the coding sequence TTGAACGAGCAATTCTTCCACGACCTGGTCAGCGGCCGTCGGCGCGGCCCCGTTGCGGCGGCGTTGCGGGCCGGGCTGTGGGGCGCCCAGTGGCCCTACCGCGCGGTAGTGGCCGCCCGCAACCGGAGGTACGACCACTCTTCCGACGCGGTGACGAGGGCATCGGTTCCCGTGATCAGCATCGGCAACCTAACGGTCGGCGGCACCGGCAAGACGCCTATGGTCAAGTGGGTCGCCCGTCGGCTCCGCGAGCAGCACGTCCGGGTGGCGATCCTGAGCCGCGGCTACGGCGCCGAAGAAGGCGGCCTGAACGACGAGGCGATCGAGCTCGAGGAGTCGCTGCCCGATGTGCCGCACGTGCAGGACCCAGACCGGGTCGCGTCGGCGGCAATCGCGATCGAGGAGCTGGAGTCGCAGCTGCTCCTGCTGGACGACGCCTTCCAGCACCGCCGGCTGGGCCGCGACCTGGACATCGTGCTGCTGGACGCCACCTGCCCGTTCGGGCATGGACACCTCCTCCCACGAGGCCTGCTGCGGGAGCCGGTCGGGTCGCTCCGGCGCGCAGACGTGGTCTGCCTGACGCGGGCCGACATGGCTAGCGAGCCCGACCGCGAGGCGATCAGGCGGCGGGTAGCACAGGCCGCGCCGGAAGCACTGTGGTGCGAAGCCGCCCACGCGCCGCAGCGGCTCATAAACGCCGCCGGCGCCCAGGCAGAACTGGCCGCGGCGTCCGGCAGACGTGTCGCTGCGTTCTGCGGGATTGGAAACCCAGCCGCGTTCCGTCGCACGGTAGAAGAACTAGGCGGCGAGGTGGTCGCCTGGCGCGAGTTTCCCGACCATCACCGCTACACGCGTGAAGATATTGAGAAGATCACCGCCGACGCCGAGCCGGCGGAGTTGGTGCTCTGCACCCACAAGGACCTGGCGAAGGTGCAATCGGAAGAACTCGGTCAGCGGCCGCTGTGGGCGGTCGAGATCGAGATGCGACTGCTCCTAGGGGAAGAACCGCTGTCCGCGCTGATTAACGAAATCGCGGCGCGAGCCCTAGAAGCCGGTGAACGGGGAGAGAGCTGCTAG
- a CDS encoding radical SAM protein, giving the protein MTLPFRDYTFLGATQSLCPECLRLVPAKIIDRRGRVYFRKRCPEHGDREDFVCSDSRWFDKPGYHTPARQPHVMAVEPDRGCPYDCGLCTEHEQHTCLGLLEITSTCNLECPICFASSGPGGKHLTVDECRAAIDHLVAAEGRPEILQLSGGEPTIHPHFFDIYDYACSQPIDYVMINTNGLRLARDRAFAERLAEQRHRVEVYLQFDGLEESNYASLRDPSAGGSSLLDIKHQAVEACAAVGLNVILVATLQAGVNVDQVGPIVRYGMQRPTVSGVSFQPACYTGRHFLPEDLEDRVTFPDVLRALEDQCGDVWRADDFTPLPCAHPNAHTLAYGYRDGQQVTPLARFVDIDRNLDLLSGGITFTRPRAKQLIEQVMSRLTCGEGCGCGPVELGGAGDHDLIQLGQVGGQRVAAEFFERAMTERLTPADMFRITTTSFMDAYNFDVRQLMKSCVHFVLPSGHLIPFSAYNVLYREGHVPLPPLNKKLNVANP; this is encoded by the coding sequence ATGACGCTCCCGTTCCGCGACTACACGTTCCTTGGCGCCACGCAGAGCCTCTGCCCGGAGTGCCTCCGGCTTGTTCCGGCGAAGATTATTGATCGGCGGGGCCGGGTGTACTTCCGCAAACGCTGCCCGGAGCATGGCGACCGGGAGGACTTTGTCTGCTCCGACAGCCGCTGGTTCGACAAGCCGGGCTACCACACCCCGGCGCGGCAGCCGCACGTGATGGCCGTCGAACCCGACCGCGGCTGCCCCTACGACTGCGGCCTGTGCACCGAGCACGAGCAGCACACCTGCCTGGGGCTGCTGGAGATCACCTCCACCTGCAACCTGGAGTGCCCCATCTGCTTCGCGTCGAGCGGGCCCGGCGGCAAGCACCTGACGGTCGACGAGTGCCGCGCGGCGATCGACCACCTGGTGGCCGCCGAGGGCCGGCCGGAGATCCTGCAGCTCTCCGGCGGCGAGCCGACGATCCACCCTCACTTCTTTGATATCTACGACTACGCGTGCAGCCAGCCGATCGACTACGTGATGATCAACACCAACGGCCTGCGGCTGGCGCGGGACCGCGCGTTCGCCGAGCGGCTGGCGGAGCAGCGACACCGGGTGGAGGTCTACCTGCAGTTTGATGGCCTGGAGGAGTCGAACTACGCGTCGCTGCGGGATCCGTCTGCTGGGGGCTCGTCCCTGCTGGACATCAAGCACCAGGCGGTCGAAGCGTGCGCCGCCGTCGGGCTGAACGTGATCCTGGTCGCCACGCTGCAGGCGGGCGTGAACGTGGATCAAGTAGGTCCGATCGTCCGCTACGGCATGCAGCGGCCCACGGTCTCTGGTGTGAGCTTTCAGCCCGCCTGCTACACCGGGCGACACTTCTTGCCGGAGGACCTGGAGGACCGCGTCACGTTCCCCGATGTGTTGCGCGCGCTGGAGGATCAGTGCGGCGATGTCTGGCGTGCCGACGACTTCACGCCGCTGCCGTGCGCGCACCCCAACGCGCACACGCTCGCGTACGGCTACCGCGACGGCCAGCAGGTCACGCCGCTCGCAAGGTTCGTGGATATCGACCGCAACCTTGACCTGCTGTCCGGCGGCATCACCTTCACCCGCCCGCGGGCGAAGCAGCTGATCGAGCAGGTGATGAGCCGGCTGACCTGCGGCGAAGGCTGCGGTTGTGGGCCGGTGGAGCTTGGGGGGGCCGGTGATCACGACCTGATCCAGTTAGGACAGGTTGGGGGACAGCGCGTAGCAGCGGAGTTCTTCGAGCGGGCGATGACCGAACGGCTCACCCCGGCCGACATGTTCCGCATCACCACCACCTCGTTCATGGACGCGTACAACTTCGACGTGCGGCAGCTGATGAAGAGCTGCGTCCACTTTGTGCTGCCCTCCGGCCACCTGATCCCGTTCAGCGCGTACAACGTCCTCTACCGTGAGGGGCACGTACCGCTACCGCCACTGAACAAGAAACTAAACGTCGCCAACCCGTAG
- a CDS encoding zinc ribbon domain-containing protein codes for MSKPKLVFLALAAVAALGLLTVGSCVALIYSGFTNADAAVSPRIDALFAAIEADTLASTYDSATTQELRDASTREQYVAVGKMIKNRLGRLESKSLRSVNYRYDNGAAYYDVTYSATFENGAGDVVAKMKKSDGEWKFVTFRVNSPLLQQGQAMTACPNCSNPFPANASFCPSCGFALSQAENSPLGE; via the coding sequence ATGTCGAAACCCAAACTAGTCTTCCTAGCGCTCGCGGCCGTAGCGGCATTGGGTTTGCTAACCGTTGGCTCCTGCGTCGCCCTCATCTACTCTGGCTTCACCAACGCCGACGCGGCGGTGTCGCCCCGGATCGATGCTCTGTTCGCCGCGATCGAGGCCGACACGCTAGCCAGCACCTACGATTCAGCGACAACGCAAGAGCTGCGTGACGCGTCGACTAGGGAGCAGTACGTTGCTGTAGGCAAAATGATCAAGAATCGACTTGGACGGCTGGAATCAAAGTCGTTGCGCAGCGTTAACTACCGATACGACAATGGCGCCGCGTACTACGATGTGACGTACAGCGCAACGTTCGAAAACGGAGCCGGAGATGTCGTGGCCAAGATGAAGAAGTCAGACGGCGAGTGGAAGTTTGTCACCTTCAGGGTGAACTCACCTTTGCTGCAGCAGGGCCAAGCGATGACCGCCTGCCCCAATTGCAGCAACCCCTTCCCCGCCAACGCCAGCTTCTGTCCATCATGTGGCTTCGCATTGAGCCAAGCGGAGAACAGCCCGCTGGGCGAATAA
- a CDS encoding aldo/keto reductase, with protein MAVETFTTASGGELPSLGLGLWKLENEKVGPIARRAIELGYRHFDSACDYGNEPAAGAALEQAVTDGLCRREDLWVTSKLWNTYHAPQNVRPAIERTLSDLRLDYLDLYLIHFPISLRFVPFEKRYPPGWFFEPNADEPAMEFDPTPLHETWRAMEELVDAGLAKHIGVCNYGTAMLHDLLNYARVRPDVLQVELHPLLTQERLVRFARERDVTVTGFSPLGAPSYVSSGRAAEDESLLTHGTVKEIAARHSKTPAQVLLRWGVQRGTAVIPKTSSLDRLEENIALFDFELSADQMQRITALNENRRFNDPGAFCEDLFNTFCPIYD; from the coding sequence ATGGCGGTTGAAACCTTCACCACGGCAAGCGGCGGCGAGCTTCCGTCCCTGGGGCTCGGGCTCTGGAAGCTTGAGAACGAGAAGGTCGGCCCGATTGCCCGCCGGGCGATCGAGCTCGGTTACCGCCACTTCGACAGCGCGTGCGACTACGGCAACGAGCCCGCGGCGGGCGCCGCGCTCGAGCAGGCCGTCACCGACGGCCTGTGCCGGCGGGAAGACCTGTGGGTCACCTCCAAGCTGTGGAACACCTACCACGCGCCGCAGAACGTGCGGCCGGCGATCGAGCGCACGCTCTCCGACCTGCGGCTCGACTACCTTGACCTGTACTTGATCCACTTCCCGATCTCGCTGCGGTTCGTGCCGTTCGAGAAGCGGTACCCGCCCGGCTGGTTCTTCGAGCCCAACGCCGACGAGCCGGCCATGGAGTTCGACCCCACGCCCCTGCACGAGACCTGGCGGGCGATGGAGGAGCTGGTCGACGCCGGGCTCGCCAAGCACATCGGCGTCTGCAACTACGGCACGGCCATGCTGCACGACCTGCTGAACTACGCCCGCGTGCGGCCCGACGTGCTGCAGGTCGAGCTGCACCCGCTGCTGACCCAGGAGCGGCTGGTCCGCTTCGCCCGCGAGCGGGACGTCACGGTCACCGGGTTCAGCCCGCTGGGCGCGCCGTCGTACGTGTCGTCGGGCAGGGCCGCGGAGGACGAGTCGCTGCTGACCCACGGCACGGTCAAGGAGATCGCCGCCCGGCACAGCAAGACCCCGGCCCAGGTGCTGCTGCGGTGGGGCGTGCAGCGCGGCACGGCCGTGATCCCCAAGACTTCGAGCCTCGACCGCCTGGAGGAGAACATCGCGTTGTTCGACTTCGAGCTGTCCGCCGACCAGATGCAGCGGATCACGGCGCTCAACGAGAACCGCCGCTTCAACGACCCCGGCGCGTTCTGCGAGGACCTCTTCAACACGTTCTGCCCGATCTACGACTGA
- a CDS encoding phage holin family protein: MRPDDESTREQRSNPYESPRADPSPAQRTARRLGAWFAAPLSLVAALIAFCGACYPTAFVAYGMAYGVSYESSPWSWLAYPLIALPWLLGIGVAVLVGRAIWRLK; the protein is encoded by the coding sequence ATGAGACCAGACGACGAGTCGACGCGCGAGCAACGGAGCAACCCGTACGAGTCGCCCCGCGCAGACCCGTCGCCGGCGCAGCGGACCGCGCGTCGGCTTGGGGCCTGGTTTGCGGCGCCGCTGAGCCTGGTCGCCGCGCTCATCGCCTTCTGCGGGGCCTGCTACCCAACGGCGTTCGTGGCGTACGGGATGGCCTACGGCGTGTCGTACGAATCGTCGCCGTGGTCGTGGTTGGCCTACCCGCTGATCGCGCTGCCGTGGTTGTTGGGGATCGGCGTCGCCGTGTTGGTTGGCCGCGCGATTTGGCGGTTGAAGTAG
- the cysC gene encoding adenylyl-sulfate kinase, whose amino-acid sequence MPDPTDPQVVWHQHAVTRELREQQSGHRGFVLWFTGLSGSGKSTIAGAVDQLLFAKGVRTYLLDGDNVRHGLNAAPKMLSERYGDEFAQRFGLGFGKQDREENIRRIGAVAGLFADAGVATLTAFVSPYQADRDAVRASLPEGDFIEVFVDTPLEVCESRDPKGLYKKARAGEIKGFTGIDDPYEAPVAPELRLATAEKDITSLADEVVQYLRRSGKICQKQD is encoded by the coding sequence ATGCCCGACCCGACCGACCCGCAAGTAGTGTGGCACCAGCACGCCGTGACCCGCGAGCTGCGCGAGCAGCAGTCCGGTCACCGCGGCTTTGTGCTGTGGTTCACCGGCCTGAGCGGGTCGGGCAAGAGCACCATCGCCGGGGCGGTGGACCAGCTGCTGTTCGCCAAGGGCGTGCGGACGTACCTGCTGGACGGCGACAACGTGCGGCACGGCCTCAACGCGGCGCCGAAGATGCTCTCCGAACGCTACGGCGACGAGTTCGCCCAGCGGTTCGGCCTCGGGTTTGGCAAGCAGGACCGTGAGGAGAATATCCGCCGGATCGGCGCGGTGGCCGGTTTGTTCGCCGACGCCGGCGTCGCAACCCTGACGGCGTTTGTCAGCCCCTACCAAGCCGACCGGGACGCGGTGCGAGCCAGCCTGCCGGAGGGGGATTTTATCGAAGTGTTTGTCGACACCCCACTCGAGGTGTGCGAGAGCCGCGACCCCAAAGGGTTGTACAAGAAGGCCCGGGCGGGCGAGATCAAGGGCTTTACCGGCATCGATGACCCCTACGAGGCGCCGGTCGCTCCGGAGCTGCGGCTGGCGACCGCGGAAAAGGATATTACTTCACTAGCAGATGAGGTGGTCCAGTACCTGCGCCGGTCAGGAAAGATTTGCCAAAAGCAGGATTAA